TTTGTATACCATTGACTGCCAGAGTTTTCGggttcttcttgttcttttttttttaatatgaactTGTAAAATGTTCAGAGCCCGGTCTGAATCCTATGACACGTCTCACTGAAATGCaccaagaacaagaagaaggagaagaagaaggcaaaTTCTCTGTAGCAGTAATCCGTGATACCCTGCTGTTCACTGCACAGTGTGTGGCAGCAGTGTTGGGGTACAGACGAGAGACGAATCGGGCAGATGGGGGGGAAAAGGTTGGATGGTGACGCCTGTGGGACTCACAACACCGTCCCTACGGGTACAGCTggttctgtgtgcatgtgtgtgcatcataCGACTCGCGTTGTGTTTTCTATCACTGGATTTGGATGAGAAAGGGGGACGAGGTGGGTGGAGAGGTACTGGGTGGGTGAGTCCAACAAGAATTAGGTCAGTGTGGAGCTGAGGACTGTACAAGCATTGGCCATATCACCCAGTTCAGACCTTCACAGAGGGGGGAGGCGTCGCCTTGGGCTGCAGACAATTTCTTACTGGGCTGACGCTGCCATCTGGTGGATTTATGAGCACATGGCACCaaaaaatctactttttttaTATCCATGCAGCATAATTTCATTGGCTCTGATACCCTTTCTGATTTTcagatgaattaaaaacaaaatattttcaccCAGACTCGAAGATTCAGATATTTGTGTTGTTCTTATTTGTCCCAGGTGCCTACTGCCTGTCTGTATTGGACTACGACAACACCAAAGGGCTGAACGTGAAGCACTACAAGATCAGGAAGCTGGACAGCGGAGGCTTCTACATCACGTCGCGCACGCAGTTCAGCAACCTGCAGCAGCTTGTCAATCATTACCGCAGTGAGTGCTTCTGTTTTATCGTATTGTCTTGCACAGATTATTCTGTtaggaaatctttttttacGACGAGCACGTCGTCTTTTCTGTCCCTCAGAGCATGCTGACGGACTGTGTCACAGTCTAACGGACATCTGTCCTGTGCTGAAGCCTCAGACTCAGGGCTTAGCCAAGGACGCCTGGGAGATCCCGAGAGAGTCCCTCCGTCTCGACCTCAAGCTCGGACAGGGCTGCTTCGGAGAAGTCTGGATGGGTAAAGCTGGCTAAAATATGAACTAACTGTGTGAAACTCAAAGTGCATAAAGAAgtctttaatacatttaatttcttctttaaTGCTTTTTGTAATTGCTGCAGCTCATGAGCTCGGTGGGGaaatactgtgttttgttccaCTGTGCAGAATAATGAAAGAGAATTAGCATCAATGACATTTTACCTCAGCAGGCACACAGCTGGTTAGTTGTCTTGTGTGATGTGGGATTTGATTTATAAATTACCCCTGTCATGTtccaaattaaaatataataactgaATATTATTTAGCTATTAGTAACTGCCGGTCTTCAGGCTGATTTTATTTGCACATCGACCGTCACCACGTGGCAGAAACTCTCTCTGCCATTCATCCATTAACTTTAGATATTTCAGTCGTTTATCCTTTAACCTGTTTCATTAATTTATCTTTTACTTTCAGCTGAAATCTCTTTAGCTCTGTATTTATCTGTCGCTCTTAGCTGACTGTTTCGCGTCTTAAAAGGTCTCACACACTCTTTTGCAACATGTGGCGTTCAGGTGTTATATGTGGTTGTATATGTTTCCTTGTACCCCCTGGCAACCACAGAAGGGTACGCGTCACATGTCCCAGGCCTTGTCCTGtctgttattttgtctctttgctgGAAGCTGATCGAGTTGTAACAATCAATGCTTGATATGACTGATCAGGAACGTGGAACGGTACGACGCGGGTGGCAATAAAGACTCTAAAGCCCGGCACCATGTCCCCTGAGGCCTTCCTCCAGGAAGCTCAGGTCATGAAGAAACTGAGACACGAAAAGCTGGTTCAGCTGTACGCCGTGGTGTCCGAGGAACCCATCTACATCGTCACAGAGTACATGGGACAAGGTCAGCATGGCCAGCGAACAAAATGGCATTGAAGTAAATGAACCTAATGGACGGAGGCTGTAATCTGTTTTGTCCCTGCTTGCAGGTAGCTTACTGGATTTCCTGAAAGGTGACATGGGTAAAATGCTCCGCCTCCCCCAGCTGGTAGACATGGCCTCACAGGTCAGTGCAGCCGCATCTCTTTAAaccattttcaaaatgttaccTCGGCTGTTTTACCTTCGGCGTGGACCAATCACAAAGCTTCGTCTCGTCCTCAGATTGCTTCAGGGATGGCTTACGTGGAGAGGATGAACTACGTGCACAGAGACCTCAGAGCTGCTAACATCCTGGTGGGAGATAACCTGGTTTGCAAAGTGGCTGATTTTGGTCTGGCTCGCCTCATTGAGGACAATGAATATACTGCCAGGCAAGGTGAGGACGACAGGAGGGCACTACCAGAGTTTAAACATATATGActtcatttcttcctctttaatCATCTGATGACTTCTCAGTTGGGAATCACCTGTGATTATTATAAGCTGTTAGATTCCAGGAAACTGCGTGATTCATGCAGCTCAGGTGCTTTTTGTTTTAGCCCGTGCTGACGTGTTGAACCTTGTCCTCCTGCAGGAGCCAAGTTTCCCATCAAGTGGACGGCCCCTGAGGCTGCTCTGTACGGCCGCTTCACCATTAAATCTGATGTCTGGTCATTTGGAGTCCTGCTGACCGAATTGGCCACTAAAGGCCGCGTGCCCTATCCAGGCAAGGATCGTTTTCTGACACCGTGCTCAGCAGTATAAAGATTTATAGTGTGACTAACCTCAGGTCTTTGCTCTCTCTCAGGTATGGTAAACCGGGAAGTGTTAGACCAGGTGGAGCGTGGCTACAGGATGCCGTGCCCTGCGGAGTGCCCCGAATCCCTGCACGACCTGATGCTGACCTGCTGGAGGAAAGAGCCCGAGGAGAGGCCGACCTTTGAGTACCTGCAGGGCTTCCTGGAGGATTACTTCACCTCCACGGAGCCTCAGTACCAGCCCGGAGAGAACCTGTAAACTGGGGTGAACGTGGGGGGAAAATGTGCATGCGTCATGCATGTACAAAAACTGAGCATGTGTATctacttcagtgtgtgtgagggtgtgtatgtacagtataacgGGGAGCTGCATTCTGGGTACAATCAGTAACTCTCTGACGCTGAGGAGTGTCAGTGCGACGTCAAAACCAATCAGCAACATTTCAGATCCTGCTTTCTACCGGTTCATTATTCTGAGCTCATCACGctgtaactttattttgttCGTCATTCAAAACAACACCCGATACAAAGCCGAGCAGGTTTTCTCAAACCGTCCTCGTGTTTGTAAGTCACCCTGATGCGTACAGTACATTCCCCCCGTGTTCACTCACCTGACTGATCTTGTTTGCCAGCTTCGACACTGCAAGTGACACCAGACATGTGGCATTAGAGACTGCACGTGGGAGTCCAGAGAATGAATGTTGGATACAAGTATTGTCCTGCTGAAAGACCcctgtctattttttttatatactatattttCTTTGGGATACACACATGCTCAGAGTCTGTCTTCCATTTTTGCCACTTGAGAAGCAACTATTTTTGGACGTACAATAATCTGCCAGGATATTATTggtcttaaatgtttttattttgttattagaCCTGGATCAACtggagtattttttatttttatttcatcaccATGCTTCCCAAAAGACTAACACCCTTGATTCCCCCTCGACAGGAGTGTGTAGTCTCACTCGCCTCCCCTGATCGGACGAATAGTTTTCTCGCTGTGACCAACATACAGCTCAacacaaagaagagaagaggccGAGCGTGTTTCTCTATTTTCTAAATTGTGACTTTTCTTACAAACAGAAAACGGCTACTGATCACTAACGGTCATCTCAGGATGGagaagacttaaaaaaaataaaaaataaatctgctgcaAGGATTTTTGTgccaatgaaatgaaaaaaaaatcttttgtacTCTCTTCTACTGTGTCAAAGTGTATTTTACTACTCTGAACTTTTCATATGACGAAGTCTGAGTTGTGTAAGCGGATGTTTTTCTCCTGCTGATGATCCACTGTTTCCAGATCCTGCTCCTGTGTACAGCACCGACCGGCTCACCAgcggttttttttgttttgttctttttttttttttaaaggtgctgaTTTTGTTTCTCGAGCGTTCAAATTAAATTCAGGTGAATCTTCTTTCATGTCTCCTTTTCAGTTCTGGCTTCTTCGTTAATTAACATGAAGATTTCTGCCTCAGCGTTTCACTAACTGGTGCATCTTTGAGCACGATGGTACACTGGAgatatattacatttctgttctCTCGGTGGGTTATGCCTTCCTCCAGCCTGTAGGGGGCAGAGCAGAAATAACCATTTCTGTATAGTAAATAAATTGGCATCTTCAAACTTAATTGTAAATATccttaatgtgtgttttttttgtgtatatatcATCTTTATAATTTATTCCACTTTAAAATAACCCAgttgtttattttgctttcattcaaactttaatgtttatgttatggGTTAAATAACACCTGACAGTaatgatataaatatacagtttatcaTCATCCAATGTTTTCTCTTCGTGCATGTATCTCTGTGGAACTTATCTTGGGTGTACATTTCTGTGATATGACTAACAGAGCGGGTGCTCTGCATCCCTCTTGATTCCCGTCTTGCCAGATACTGATCATCTACCAGCTCCTTCCCACGGTACAAtcaaaaaccacaaatgttTACATCGTGATATAATCTTTCAGAAATCATTTTTGGTGCTGCTTTCAGAGGCTGGTAAATGAGCAGGTTAATTTCAAATGTTGTTCTCATTCTGTTCTCATGTGCACACTCACACCTGAGCATCTGTACGGCCTCTCCCCGGCTCGGGTTTAAAAAGCATAAAGTGCTCCATGCACAAGGTGATGTGATCTGTGTAGCGTCTACTATGTGGACAATGAATGCATTGACCTGCCTGGGTGTAGTCAGGTCATCTGGCATCAgccctttctctcccttctttcctccGACCGGTCTCACTGAAAGCTCAtgggcaaaaaataaaaaataaaatgtggaaGAAGTGCATGAACATGTTCATGGCCAAGGACGTTTCCAGTGGGGGGGTTCTTGTGGGTCTTCTTTCTGGCtatgcagatatttttttaaatctgtgatattcatataaatatatatactcttTTCTACTGTATTCATTGGGagttttcagatttaaaaaattgttAAATCCTACTGAATATTGTTCAAATTTGAAAGTATGTTTGAATAAAATTTGTATATTGCCAGCTGCATCCCATCTTTCTATGATCAGGAAACACTCACTAAGTCAACAAGACTGTGATCAAAGGTCAGAAATGAAGGGACCTGCTTTTTACTTTGACTACATAGATCTCTCAGCTACAGCACCGTGAATACTGTGAACCAAATTCACTATAATCTCATAAACGTGTGGGAGGTGACCTTGATTACTGTGAGCATGACTATAAATACTGCAGTTTATCATTTTTACTCTTCTAATTCTACATAAATCACATGTAACACTGTTTTATCGCACACTTTGATATTTCATACAGACTGTCTTTGCGTGTCATGAGGCGGTATACTGTACTCTTAAGCAGTGATGACATGTGgacatattcaaatattttacttCAGTAAACATGGGAGTGCCACAAATGGAGCATGTCACGTAAACAGAGCGTTAATATCTGCGGCCGGTAGAGATGATACTTTGATACTTTAGAGGAGTTTAGTATTTTAATCTGAAGTCATGTTTTGTATATAAGTATAGCTGTGGTGCAGTATTTAGTATATATAGAACAGAAATACCCAGATAAAATACTAAAGTACCTTAAAACTGTCCATGTCCTCTGTAACAGCACAGAAACATACTTAACACTCTTTGAACACTTTATTAcctcatttcattatttttgaaGTGATCATATGtttgagaaataataataacaatgaggGTCCACACTGTCCATATGTATGCCTCTGTaccaggtgtgttttttttaaattatatatcaGGGCTACAACTAACAactattcatttattaataaagtaaagtaatccTTTAgtcagaaaacatcagaaaatataataaagaaatgtaatagCTTCCAAAGAGATGTCTcaatatgtttgttgtttggtcGACAAATAATCCAACAGTTTACAGCaaattctcactttttttttttttagttttactgGATAATATgtagaaacttttatttttataaatgtatttagttacatAAGTAACTTACAGCACAGTAGAGATGTCTGCTTGGAAGAGGAAGTCAGCCCACCAGAGTGTTATGCCGGAAAGTGACATCTGtgtaacttttattattatatattattattattatattattataattattagtattatattattattatattattatcccCTCATGATTATCTCTAACAGCAGATGTTCTTCACGTGTTTCGCTGAGTCATGCTTTGCCCTCAGGATAAACATATTTACGCACCTACCACCCTCCCTGTCGTCACGTGCGCAGGGGCTCGCGCTGTGTGGCAGAAAGTCCCGGAAGAGGCTCGGCGCGTGCAGATACGGCGCGAGCTCTGTCCGGTCCGCAGGTGAGCACCGCGCGCGCTCTTTACctgtaaacaaagaaatcagaaaaacaaacatggagaggACGGAGGGGACACAGCGGGACTACAGGAGCGGTAATGAAAGtgtttctgctctttgttttaaagtttctctGTGTGGATCAGCTGCTCTGACGCTCAGTGTGTTTGGTGCTTCacctttaaaacatgaatgGATGCATGATGGATGTTTTTGTCCATGTGAGCTtctctcagtttctctctctgcacacatgTCAGGAAAAATCTGGCTGCTCGCACTTGGTAACATGTTGTGACCGCAGCCTGCTTTGGCACAGCTGATAACACTGGGTGCCACACCTTCCTTTGCATTTATTACCTTCCTATCACTGTGAACAGATCTTATTTCAAAAGGTTCTGTTTGATTGTCTCACTACAAAACAATGGATGTCTGTCAGAGTCGGATAAGTTCAGAGAAATCATCCTTTCCGTCTCTGTTATCCCTGCCAGGCTGGAGATCAGTTGTTGATCCAACAccctgatacacacacacacacacactcacacacacacacgtaataAGGTGGGTCAATCCAGTCCAATCCAATCCACCGACTCCTGAGGAAATTCAGGTTGGTGCaccttttaaatccaggtttcCTTCTGTCTGATCTTGTCCGTGGCATTCCTGATCAAACTCGTCTCCTTCTTGGTAATTGCTTAACCCAAGTCAGATGAcgatgactctgtgtgtgtgtgtgtgtgtgtgtgtgtgtgtgtgtgtgtgtgtgtgtgtgtgtgtgttgtacttttacCACAGATGACACTTCATTCAGCATGACCGCCGTCCTCAAACTATATTAAGAGCTGGCACAGAACCTACAAAGaaactagtttgttttttttctgatgctgctgtgcatccttcaagtgacacacacacacacacacacacacacacacacacacagtataaaaaCAGCAGCCTCCATGGGAATAAGATAAAAGTTTCATGATGATCCTCTCGgttatttttagttttgacaGGTTGTCTTGTCTTTTGCTGCTCTAAACACCGGCTCTGCTTTCTTGATGAATCATTCCGGACCAAAGGTAACTCTGCGTGGCTTGTTGAGCAGCCACACTGCAGATAATGAGTCTGTAGTTTGTCGTGCCTCTGGATGCTCATGAGAAATATATGTTGCATGTTCACCTGAGCTTTCTGTGTCAGCTCGGTATCATTTCACTCTCCGCAGAGGCTTATCGGGcagattttttcttttgcatttggATGTGTTGTTCGGTTCACACGCAGAGTGGGAAGAAGCTTTTCGTCAAGTCGTTCAAAACATGCAATCAGTGGCGATACGTGAGGGTGTAAAGACACACAAGCAGCACAGGCATTCATGCACGCACATGTTGCTCTGACTGTAATTACAGCCTTCACCtcggaggtggaggtggaggccgGGGCTGCAGAACATGCAGACGAGTTGTTGTGGCATCATCAGGAAGTGATCATGCACGACTGTTACTTACAggaaatgtcagccacagctcACTGTTAGTGCTCACTAAGTGTTAACGTGTTGTAGAGGTGTGAATACAGGAGCAGCCTTCCTATTGTTTGAGCATGATGTTCACGTTACAGAGCAGCATGTGGCGTCAGGAGTCTTTGAAAGTAACCCACCTGAAGTAAATGTGTACAGATGGATTGGGAGCTCTCATCTTGGGCCAAATGTTCCTAATGATGAGACATTTCTAATGTAATTACTTGGCGGACGTCGCCCAGAAAAGCTTTTGTGGCTGTGGCATCTCGTCagctttcaaaacacaaaaaaagcagctgctacgttcacttcactgtccatcgggAAACTTTAAATCAcaggcagagcagctggaggacatcagagggaagaCCCAGAAAACATTCTGTGTGAACCAGTTTGAGGAAATCGGTGAAACAGCCGTTGGCGTTTTGCTGCAAAGCTCATCGGTGTAGCCTCAAAGCGAACGTGAAGCTGTTATTTTTAGGCGGAAAAGGTgcaaaaatgttgctttaatgtttaataataactCAACTAAATGA
The sequence above is drawn from the Larimichthys crocea isolate SSNF chromosome XV, L_crocea_2.0, whole genome shotgun sequence genome and encodes:
- the src gene encoding proto-oncogene tyrosine-protein kinase Src isoform X1 — translated: MGGSKSKPKDVGRITHGHDSNLSSGGGAGGHHLNPNQPSLTPNRSPTMDGGLGGNPSMANTPELALFGGVDNNSVTSPNRITLAGGVTTFVALYDYESRTASDLSFRKSERLQIVNNTRKVNCREGDWWLARSLTTGESGYIPSNYVAPSDSIQAEDHLRLTLESRWYFGKITRRDSERLLLSLENRRGTFLVRESETTKGAYCLSVLDYDNTKGLNVKHYKIRKLDSGGFYITSRTQFSNLQQLVNHYRKHADGLCHSLTDICPVLKPQTQGLAKDAWEIPRESLRLDLKLGQGCFGEVWMGTWNGTTRVAIKTLKPGTMSPEAFLQEAQVMKKLRHEKLVQLYAVVSEEPIYIVTEYMGQGSLLDFLKGDMGKMLRLPQLVDMASQIASGMAYVERMNYVHRDLRAANILVGDNLVCKVADFGLARLIEDNEYTARQGAKFPIKWTAPEAALYGRFTIKSDVWSFGVLLTELATKGRVPYPGMVNREVLDQVERGYRMPCPAECPESLHDLMLTCWRKEPEERPTFEYLQGFLEDYFTSTEPQYQPGENL
- the src gene encoding proto-oncogene tyrosine-protein kinase Src isoform X3 translates to MGGSKSKPKDVGRITHGHDSNLSSGGGAGGHHLNPNQPSLTPNRSPTMDGGLGGNPSMANTPELALFGGVDNNSVTSPNRITLAGGVTTFVALYDYESRTASDLSFRKSERLQIVNNTRKVNCREGDWWLARSLTTGESGYIPSNYVAPSDSIQAEEWYFGKITRRDSERLLLSLENRRGTFLVRESETTKGAYCLSVLDYDNTKGLNVKHYKIRKLDSGGFYITSRTQFSNLQQLVNHYRKHADGLCHSLTDICPVLKPQTQGLAKDAWEIPRESLRLDLKLGQGCFGEVWMGTWNGTTRVAIKTLKPGTMSPEAFLQEAQVMKKLRHEKLVQLYAVVSEEPIYIVTEYMGQGSLLDFLKGDMGKMLRLPQLVDMASQIASGMAYVERMNYVHRDLRAANILVGDNLVCKVADFGLARLIEDNEYTARQGAKFPIKWTAPEAALYGRFTIKSDVWSFGVLLTELATKGRVPYPGMVNREVLDQVERGYRMPCPAECPESLHDLMLTCWRKEPEERPTFEYLQGFLEDYFTSTEPQYQPGENL
- the src gene encoding proto-oncogene tyrosine-protein kinase Src isoform X2, with amino-acid sequence MGGSKSKPKDVGRITHGHDSNLSSGGGAGGHHLNPNQPSLTPNRSPTMDGGLGGNPSMANTPELALFGGVDNNSVTSPNRITLAGGVTTFVALYDYESRTASDLSFRKSERLQIVNNTEGDWWLARSLTTGESGYIPSNYVAPSDSIQAEDHLRLTLESRWYFGKITRRDSERLLLSLENRRGTFLVRESETTKGAYCLSVLDYDNTKGLNVKHYKIRKLDSGGFYITSRTQFSNLQQLVNHYRKHADGLCHSLTDICPVLKPQTQGLAKDAWEIPRESLRLDLKLGQGCFGEVWMGTWNGTTRVAIKTLKPGTMSPEAFLQEAQVMKKLRHEKLVQLYAVVSEEPIYIVTEYMGQGSLLDFLKGDMGKMLRLPQLVDMASQIASGMAYVERMNYVHRDLRAANILVGDNLVCKVADFGLARLIEDNEYTARQGAKFPIKWTAPEAALYGRFTIKSDVWSFGVLLTELATKGRVPYPGMVNREVLDQVERGYRMPCPAECPESLHDLMLTCWRKEPEERPTFEYLQGFLEDYFTSTEPQYQPGENL
- the src gene encoding proto-oncogene tyrosine-protein kinase Src isoform X4 encodes the protein MGGSKSKPKDVGRITHGHDSNLSSGGGAGGHHLNPNQPSLTPNRSPTMDGGLGGNPSMANTPELALFGGVDNNSVTSPNRITLAGGVTTFVALYDYESRTASDLSFRKSERLQIVNNTEGDWWLARSLTTGESGYIPSNYVAPSDSIQAEEWYFGKITRRDSERLLLSLENRRGTFLVRESETTKGAYCLSVLDYDNTKGLNVKHYKIRKLDSGGFYITSRTQFSNLQQLVNHYRKHADGLCHSLTDICPVLKPQTQGLAKDAWEIPRESLRLDLKLGQGCFGEVWMGTWNGTTRVAIKTLKPGTMSPEAFLQEAQVMKKLRHEKLVQLYAVVSEEPIYIVTEYMGQGSLLDFLKGDMGKMLRLPQLVDMASQIASGMAYVERMNYVHRDLRAANILVGDNLVCKVADFGLARLIEDNEYTARQGAKFPIKWTAPEAALYGRFTIKSDVWSFGVLLTELATKGRVPYPGMVNREVLDQVERGYRMPCPAECPESLHDLMLTCWRKEPEERPTFEYLQGFLEDYFTSTEPQYQPGENL